GGCGTCGACGAGGTCTCCGAGGCGGCGATCCGGCAGTCGGAGGAGACGGGGACGGCCCTGTTCATCAACCCCTGGGACGAGAAGGGCCCGGGCCTGTCCATGACCGAGGTCTACGTCCGCGCCGCGGCCCTGGAGTGGACCGCGGCGGACGTACGGACGGCGGCCGCGGACTTCGCCGCGCGGCTGCCGGGCGCCGGTGCCCGGAGCACGACCGCCTGAGCCCGCCCGCCCCGCCTCAGCCCTGCCCGCCGCCCGCCCGGACCAGCCCCGTCTCGTAGGCGAGGACCACCACCTGCACCCGGTCCCTGAGGCTCAGCTTGGTGAGGATGCGGCCGACGTGCGTCTTCACCGTGGCCTCGGACAGCACCAGCCGGGCCGCGATCTCGCCGTTGGACAGCCCCTGCGCGACCAGCACCATGACCTCGCGCTCACGGTCGGTGAGCCGCTCCAGCTCCTGGTGCTGCGGCTGCTTGCCGGTGGTGGGCAGCATCGGCGCGAACCGGTCGAGCAGACGCCGGGTCGTCGACGGGGCGACCACGGCGTCACCGCTGTGCACCGAGCGGATCGCGGTGAGCAGTTCGCCGGGCGGCACGTCCTTGAGCATGAACCCGGAGGCGCCCGCCTTCAGCCCGGAGAAGGCGTACTCGTCGAGGTCGAAGGTGGTCAGGATCAGCACCTTCGGCGGATCGGGCTCCGAGCAGATGCGGCGGGTGGTCTCCACCCCGTCCAGCTTCGGCATGCGGACGTCCATCAGGACGACGTCGACGGCGGTCGAGCGCAGCACCTGGAGGGCCTCCACCCCGTCCCCCGCCTCCGCGACGACCTCCATGTCCGGCTGGGCGGCGAGCACCATCCGGAACCCGGTGCGCAGCAGCACCTGGTCGTCGACGAGCATCACGCGGATCGTCATCGGTCCTCTTCCGTTCCTCGGGGGTCTAACGGCGTGTCACGGGGGTCTTACGGCGTGCTCGTCACGGGGGGCGTGACAGGTGTCAACAGGGGGCGTGCGTCGGCGTCAATGCGCCGGTTTGAGCGGCAGCAGCGCACTGATGCGGAATCCTCCGCCGGGGCGGGGGCCCGCGTCCAGGGTGCCCCCGACCATGCCGACCCGCTCGCGCATGCCGATCAGGCCGTGGCCCGCTCCGTCTGCGCCGCCCTCCTCGTAGAGCTCGTGCGGGGCGCCCTTGCCGTCGTCCTCGACGAGCAGGCCGAGGCCGTCGTCGAAGTAGACCAGGCGCACGCTCGCGCCCGCGTTCGGGCCGCCGTGCTTGCGCGTGTTGGTGAGTGCCTCCTGCACGATCCGGTACGCGGTGAGCTCGACGCCGCTGGGCAGCGGGCGCGGGGTGCCCTCGACCTTGAAGTCGACGGGGAGCCCGGAGCCTCGGCACTGCTCGACCAGGTCCTCGATCTGCTCGACGTCGGGCTGCGGGACGTACTCGCCGCCCTCCTGGTGCTCGCCGGTGCGCAGCACGCCCAGCAGCCGGCGCATCTCGGCGAGGGCCTGGCGGCCGGTGGAGGAGATGGTCTCCAGGGCCTTCTTGGCCTGGTCGGGCGCGGCGTCGAGGACATAGGCGGCGCCGTCGGCCTGGACGACCATGACCGACACGTTGTGCGCGACGACGTCGTGCAGTTCGCGGGCGATCCGGGCGCGCTCGGCGGCGACGGCGACCTTGGCCTGCGCCTCGCGCTCCTTCTCCAGACGGGCGTTGCGCTCCTCCAGCTGCGCGAAGTACGCACGGCGGGTGCGGATCGAGTCCCCGAGCACCCAGGCCAGGGCGAACGGCACGGTCTGGAAGATCATGATCGCGACATTGCCGAGGGTGCTGGAGTGCTCCTCGGGCCAGCGCAGCTGCGCCGCGGGGGCCGCGCACAGGCCCGCCGTCAGGGCCAGCCGGGAGGCCCCGCGGGAGGCGGTGGCGGCCACGGTGTAGACGATCACCAGGAAGGCGAAGTCGGCGGCCGTGGTCTCCACGTCCAGCACGAGCTGCGCCACCCCGACCCCGATGGCCAGCAGCAGCATCTTCTCCGGCATCCGCCGGCGCAGCGCGATCACCAGGCACAACAGCAGGACGACCGGGATGATCACGAGCGGGGACCCGGTCCCCTGGGACTCCCCACGGGCGGTTTCGCTCGCGAGCGAGATCCCGAACAGGAAGACGGCCCAGAAGACGTCGACCCCTGTCGGGTGCCTGCGGAGGAAGTCATAGAGGCGCTGCACGTAACCCAGCGTAGGGAAGCGTGAAGTGTGCGGGGGTCAACCGGAGGACCGATCCGTACCGCCCGCGCGTACTCCCCAAGGTGGAGGCTGCGTTCACCTGGGCGCCTAGCCTGACGGCGTGAGCGATGACACGAGGGACGGGCCGGCGGGCGAGTGGACCGGCTGGCGGGCCGCCGCCGAGGCCGCCCTGTACGGCCCGGACGGCTTCTACCGCAGGCCGGAGGGGC
Above is a window of Streptomyces griseorubiginosus DNA encoding:
- a CDS encoding sensor histidine kinase; translation: MQRLYDFLRRHPTGVDVFWAVFLFGISLASETARGESQGTGSPLVIIPVVLLLCLVIALRRRMPEKMLLLAIGVGVAQLVLDVETTAADFAFLVIVYTVAATASRGASRLALTAGLCAAPAAQLRWPEEHSSTLGNVAIMIFQTVPFALAWVLGDSIRTRRAYFAQLEERNARLEKEREAQAKVAVAAERARIARELHDVVAHNVSVMVVQADGAAYVLDAAPDQAKKALETISSTGRQALAEMRRLLGVLRTGEHQEGGEYVPQPDVEQIEDLVEQCRGSGLPVDFKVEGTPRPLPSGVELTAYRIVQEALTNTRKHGGPNAGASVRLVYFDDGLGLLVEDDGKGAPHELYEEGGADGAGHGLIGMRERVGMVGGTLDAGPRPGGGFRISALLPLKPAH
- a CDS encoding response regulator — its product is MTIRVMLVDDQVLLRTGFRMVLAAQPDMEVVAEAGDGVEALQVLRSTAVDVVLMDVRMPKLDGVETTRRICSEPDPPKVLILTTFDLDEYAFSGLKAGASGFMLKDVPPGELLTAIRSVHSGDAVVAPSTTRRLLDRFAPMLPTTGKQPQHQELERLTDREREVMVLVAQGLSNGEIAARLVLSEATVKTHVGRILTKLSLRDRVQVVVLAYETGLVRAGGGQG